atcatttattgttcatattttctatttacccctgtgagatcacatttatgatcatttttgttttttgtgagaaaataaggaaatttaattataaaaaaggtataaaaatagaaacaagatttttgatcattattggtgcttatttcttagaacttcagaagaggtgaaagtgcttgaaatgtaacaattttgtgactttgtgttggaatagcatgtgcagaaagacaacaaagtttcatagcacctacatTTAAATACCAAGTCCAGTAGACCCGAACACCTCacatgtaatagttatgtgtagggggggaGAAgagaagttatttttttatgttcttcacagaaaatgagccaaggccaatgagtttgagttagaataaatagcataatttttcttttagcaaacattgaaaatgggtcccacagacccggacaccacacaagggttaaacaaacaagttaaaggtcccatggaatAAACATtccactttatgaggtttttccaacattaatatgcgtcccccccagcctgcctatggtcccccagcagctagaaatggcgataggtgtaaaccgagccctgggtatcctgctctgcctttgagaaaatgaaagctcagatgggccgatctggaatcttctatataaaagagtcttcagatacagtattaggggaccactaaggtctatgtaaaagagacttcagatacagtattaggggaccactaaggtctatgtaaaagagacttcagatacagtattaggggaccactaaggtctatataaaagagtcttcagatacagtattaggggaccactaaggtctatataaaagagacttcagatacagtattaggggaccactaaggtctatataaaagcatccaatgcgcatcatgtcatgggacctttaaagactGTTCTGCCAACTGCTGGTgcttattaaatgaaaattatgcAACATGAAGCTCAACGCTGCCCTCTAGTGTTTATCTGAAGCAGCCCGACGAGGCTTCAGACTACAGCAAGAGGGAAACAAATAATCACACAAGACTTTTGTTAAgtttttgattttctttcttttttgtggaAATATGTTACAGATATATTACAGGTATTTAAATGCCCCCGATGGATAACAAAGAAATGTTTGGAGACTAACACTAAGGAGAAGGGAGACAGCAACTTAACAGAGACAGAAATAGTCCAGACTGGATCGACACTTGACAGGCAGAGTGGGCCGGACTGACGCCTGGCCCGTAACCTATGTTAGCAGACGTCCAATAAATACTGCAAATGCTGTTAACGCaacttattaaaaacaaaaacagaacaaaagacAAGGAAAACAGGTGTGCTCTCCTTCTAGTGTCCTTTGTGGTATTTAGCAGCATGTGTGTAGCTTCCAGAAACCAAAAACTTGTGAATAACAAAAATGTGCAGGGCCTGCAATCAACCAGAGCTTTaaacacgagagagagagagaacagaccAGAAATTTGGTGGCCAGTGtagaaaagtggaaaaagtgCTTAATACAGGAACACACAAATTATTAAAGAGGTTAACTCACATCCTTGACACATATCAAACAACCAGGGACAGACGTTTTGTCCTCCACCAGCCACAATGGTTGGTTGACTCCAAAATTCACCATGTTATCAGTGTTTTTTAAGTATACAATAACATCTTAGAACAATGTTTGGGTGTCTGACAGTGGCTCACAGAGTATAAACATTCAACAGACAAAACGGAAACTTACATTTGGCTGGTGGTGTTAAAAATCACTTCCCGGTTCTTACAGCAAAAGATATCAAAAATGTTAACACGGTAGAGGTTTTTAACTTGGAGCAGTTATCTTCaggttgtgttgttgttgttgttgttgttgttgttcttcttcAAGGGTCTTTGTTTTACTTCTAGAGGTCGAGAGGagaactgagaaaaaaaaatgcaatctaCCTTTTTACCTGTGTGAAAATCTTCTGGTTGAATGCAGGTCTGCCCCTGCACTATCTTCCATTGGTCTTTAATGTAACTTATAAAATATATcataaaatgtcttctttaaTGGAAACCGATACGTCCACGTACAAAAAgttctctcttttatataaattaCACCAGTCTCTGATGATGATCTTCGTTCCGGCTAATAAGGGTCATCTCCACACGCACGCAGCcgcacaccccccccccacacacacacacacacacacacacacacacacacccaacgtAGCTACACAACATGCTCTACATTTTACCCATagtagagaagaaaaaaaaaagagaaactatCCCCATTGAAAGGAAATCTCTGCACATACAGTAACGCAAcatctcctctttctccttctcttccaCACTGTATCTGTATGCAAGACCACAAGCATGGTGCAGTTTGGGGCGATGGACGCAGGGCGACTCCCCCAGCTTCCGCTGGTGACCCTTGCTATCGCCGGTCACTGTAGCTGCCTTGTTCTGGCTCCGACGCCGCAGGTCCCTGGCACGCCCAGCTGGATAACGCCCAGCTGGCGGGGCGGGGAATGTGCGTAACGACCGACCGGAGTAGGGGGAGGGGCTAGGGGGAGACCTCAGCAGTCAAACCGCATCTCCAGTGAATCGTCAAAGCCCCTGTTGTCGTGCCCCGCCCCCGATAAGAAGGTGGCCGTGACGGGCGCCCCTGTAGCCGTGGTGACGTTGAGGAGGGCGCTGGGGGAGCTGGTGGCCGGGCTACGGAGGGCCGCCGCGGTGATACTGGTGAGGTTGATGCCGAGCGTGAGGCGAGTCTGTTCCAGAGCTTTCTCTGGCACGGCGAAGGCCTCCAGCTTCTTCTCTCCGTTGGCCATGTAGGAGTTCTGGCAGCCGCGGCAGATGCAGTCCAGACACGCCTGAGAAAAACAACCAGAATTAATAACATGATATGATTAATAATGACAACATCATAACAGTTCACCCAAAGGCTGTACCATAACAAAAAAAGGttgtttcataaaaaatgaaCCATCAACGTCAATTAAACCAAAATGAAACAGAAGAGGTGCTCAAAATGAAGTATAAAACATCTACAGTTCTATGAAAAATCAGCAAACAACATCTGCTGACAAGGATTGTGGGATATGGTCGAAAGCTCCGAAACAAGCGAGTCAGCGGACCTTGAGTTCAGATCCTTTTGTCAGAAGAAAGGTTAGAAGGTTCAAATGCCACAACACCAAAGTGGGTTTCACCAAAACACACTTTTGAACTCGTCATTCTCTGTAGTTTTAGACACGAAATGTAAAATACATTTACGGGCGCCCGGAGAGgacagttggtagagcgggggcccatacatagaggtttactcctcgacgcagggGGCTTCAACATTTATTATAAACTGCAGCGGTATCCTGGCGGGCCTTGTTCATTGACATTTTTAACAACTTTCACCACATAAAAACAAGGCGTTATTACaggtttaatttaaatatttaactgCAAAACTGCTAAGTAGTCTAGCTCAAACAAGCCAgtaaatttgtctttttttctgaataTTTAATACAGgcctatatatacacatgttaTTGCTTTACTGTTAGCTAAGAAAATGCATATTCCATTTATTTTGTAAGTTCATTAAAATATATTCTTATGATAGATATTCATAGTGTCATTTTTAGCTGGAAAGGTTGCACGTGTGTGGGtgttgtgtgtgagagtttgccatgaaaagaaaatcaccATGAAAAAGGGTGCTGTGGTtttaaaaagtttgggaacaaCGGCTACAGAGGTCTAACTTCCCTTATAGTCAAAGCTCTTTATGACTGTGTCAACAATATTTCATCCCCGTGCATGACTCCCACAGAAGCAGTCATAATTAAACTGCagtgcaataaaaacaaacacaagcaaTCAGTTAATTGGGATGAGCCCCCAGGTAGGAATTCACTTTTGTTATTATATACACCGTATGATGTTATTAAGATATATTTCCAAACATTAGTGGTTCTGACTGTGGCAGCAGCATCACAAACACAGCACCCAATGGGAGGGGTTTGTCTTGTAATTAGAAAGGGTGCTGGGAGCAGCGCCAGCATTGTTCTCACCTTGCGGTTGGAGTAGCAGGGGCAGCGTTGCCCCCTACAGGTCAACACCGAGGGGTTCTGTGTGGCCCGGCCGCACTTGCAGCCCTTCTTCTCTACTGGTTTTTTATACAGTGGCTTTGATGGGCTGGGTGGGTGTGTCAGGGGGTGAGCGTGAGGGTGTGGGGGCACTCTGTCGCGGGGTTGTGTGCGGGGCTTGGGGGTCCCTTGCCTGGCTTTGGTGTAAGCCTTCTTGGGGCCCCCGTGGTGCTCCACAGTCTTCTTCAGCCCCTTGTTTGTGATGAGCACAGTCTTGCCCACTTTGGGGGGACCACCATTTGGCAGCGGCGCCAGCTGTGGGTGGGGCGTGGCTGCGGGGAACTTAGGCTCCTGTTTGGTGGTGGCACCGGGGTTAGGGTGATGGGGGGAGCTGTTGGCACCGAGGGGAGGCCCGCTTAAAAGGCTGGAGATGGGGAGGGGCTGCACCTTCTCGCTGTCGCTTTCTGAGCGGGAGCGCTTACGGTGGTACCGAGGGGCAACCTGGGGGGTGACCGTGGAGGACTGAGGAGGAGGCTGCAGCGAGGGCTGCGGGTGAGGTTGGAGGGGGCGAGGGCTGTTCCCTcgggggagggaggggataAAGTGGGAGGAGTCCGAGCCAGGACAATGAGGCCCATTGAGGCTGGACTGAGGTACAGAGGGGGGGCAGTCCGGCTGGGGGGAGGGATCAGGGTCAGTGTCCGTCTCCAGAGTCCTGAGTACCTCCTCAACGCTTAACAACAACGGCCCCCCGCCATGTTTCAGGTCATCCCCCAAAGTGCTGATCTCACAGAGCCCCGCCTCCCCCGTGaggctcacacacaccgggATCTCCTCCGAAAAGCTCTCCTGCTTTTCAACACCTCCACCTGTTTCTACGGTGATGGATTGCAGAGAGTCCGAACTGAGCAGACCGTTACAATCGTGCAGCCCGTTTACACCGACGGGGCTCGTCTGCTCCACCTTGAGCTCCCTGGTAAGCGGCGCTTCGTCAGGCTGGGCGCCATCGGAGTTGGAGGCGGTCTGCGACAGGCTGGCCGAATCCGTGATGTCCTCGGCTTCCGGCTCGCTCTCGGCCAACGTGAGGCCCTCGTTGAGGATGGCCTGGAGGTCCGGCGATTCGCTGGCGGCGCTGGCTATGTGCGGGGCAAGCGGCGACTGCGTGATGTAGAGACAGAGCTTCCTGTAACAGTGGACAAGCAAGGAGAGCTGCCGGTTTTCCTCAAAGCGGGAATAGTCCTTACACCAACTGCAGGACGGCTTCAGCTGCATCCTCTGACCCTTACAGCCTCGACAGACGTAATGCTGACATGATGAGTCGGTGGGAGCGATGGGGTCCTGCAGCAGATTACCTGAAGATAAGGCGAAAACGCACACTTAGATACCATCAGTACATCACGCGTTTCACAGGAACAGTGCAGGACAGCTCACACTGATGATTAATTCACAGACGTCCACATAAACCAGATAAAGCAAAGCAGCTAAGATAAACACTTATCTAACCAACAAATATGGCACTTAATGACATCAATGTACACACAAAACCATGATCTGATAAATTATGAGCCTGGCTTTGTCAGTGTGGCTTTATAATGTTAACGATTTATAAACAATATTGCTTCCTCATTTGCTGTGTTTTATAGCTTCCTATACTGATGTGTATTTGTAAACCTGAGCGGTGCCTGGCAACTTGCCAGACTGGATGACAACCGCTCTTTGAGAGGAGCTTCCTTAGCAACGCTGGTCGCTAGGTAGTGCAGCTGCAGatagggggggaaaaaaaggatgaAGGTCCATTCATGAGAAACAACCAACCTTACACACTCTGCACTGCCTGTCTGATAATTCCCACATAACTAACATATTGATGAGATTATCTGTGAGTTTAAGAAAAGATGCTCTTCTCAATACTTTTGTGATCACAGCAACACAAATATCTCCTTTACCCCAGGAGATAGTCCCTGTATAACCGCTCAAAGTGGTTAAGGGAGAGCTGCTGCATTATTTATGAGCAGTGAAAAGCATGCATTAAATATACcaccaaaataaatcaaaaggtttatttacaacCTGACAAGCAGACTAACCGCAGAAACGCTCCCTTGCTTGAATTACAGCCTGCTTTTAATTTAATACCACTTATATTTAACGTGTATAAACACTACTTTTATTTTGGTGCATATACTTTACTTTGTTGGGTATTTGGGGATGGGGAAAATGTGAAAGAGATTAATTAGGTGCATAATATCAAGTGTGTGGAGGGACAGTTATTCAACGACACACAGAGAAACGTCCCGATGCTGCCAAATAGCACACAGAAGGGGGTGTGTCATGATGGGTGTAGCTGAGAATGATGATGCGTTCATTGCGCTTCGGAAAAGGCACTGTCACATTTCATAAACACGCCTCGACATCTATTTAAGTGTGTCTGCTATGATTCTTAGTCTTTACTACAAGTGATTTCTGAACAGGGGCGAAGGAAGTTTACAtatcttttatttaagtaaacaTAGAGAAGTATTAATCATATTTTAAATCACTTCTCCAAACCAATAGCTAAACATTTTTCAAAGTTACCCCTGGGTTTTATGTCCgttttaatgtttatttcttAATTTCACTATTTTATTGGATATATTTTATTCTCTGTAATTTTATTTGACTGATTTTAACTGTgccaaatgttttaaaatacatttttcctcataaatcacattttagctgtacttaaaaaaaatgtgggaTGGTAAGTATTAAATGAAAAGTGCTTGATAACTATGATTACCTCATCAATGTAGTAAAGAAAAATGTGCcctataaaatgtaaatattgaaGTACTTGTTTACTTCCTATTTGTAGTGCCGCCGATTCAGATATTTC
The genomic region above belongs to Perca flavescens isolate YP-PL-M2 chromosome 22, PFLA_1.0, whole genome shotgun sequence and contains:
- the msl2b gene encoding E3 ubiquitin-protein ligase MSL2 isoform X2, translated to MQLKPSCSWCKDYSRFEENRQLSLLVHCYRKLCLYITQSPLAPHIASAASESPDLQAILNEGLTLAESEPEAEDITDSASLSQTASNSDGAQPDEAPLTRELKVEQTSPVGVNGLHDCNGLLSSDSLQSITVETGGGVEKQESFSEEIPVCVSLTGEAGLCEISTLGDDLKHGGGPLLLSVEEVLRTLETDTDPDPSPQPDCPPSVPQSSLNGPHCPGSDSSHFIPSLPRGNSPRPLQPHPQPSLQPPPQSSTVTPQVAPRYHRKRSRSESDSEKVQPLPISSLLSGPPLGANSSPHHPNPGATTKQEPKFPAATPHPQLAPLPNGGPPKVGKTVLITNKGLKKTVEHHGGPKKAYTKARQGTPKPRTQPRDRVPPHPHAHPLTHPPSPSKPLYKKPVEKKGCKCGRATQNPSVLTCRGQRCPCYSNRKACLDCICRGCQNSYMANGEKKLEAFAVPEKALEQTRLTLGINLTSITAAALRSPATSSPSALLNVTTATGAPVTATFLSGAGHDNRGFDDSLEMRFDC
- the msl2b gene encoding E3 ubiquitin-protein ligase MSL2 isoform X1, which codes for MNPVNATSLYVSASRSVLQCDPRDPRALAELCKLLPFFRQSLSCLVCSNLLQDPIAPTDSSCQHYVCRGCKGQRMQLKPSCSWCKDYSRFEENRQLSLLVHCYRKLCLYITQSPLAPHIASAASESPDLQAILNEGLTLAESEPEAEDITDSASLSQTASNSDGAQPDEAPLTRELKVEQTSPVGVNGLHDCNGLLSSDSLQSITVETGGGVEKQESFSEEIPVCVSLTGEAGLCEISTLGDDLKHGGGPLLLSVEEVLRTLETDTDPDPSPQPDCPPSVPQSSLNGPHCPGSDSSHFIPSLPRGNSPRPLQPHPQPSLQPPPQSSTVTPQVAPRYHRKRSRSESDSEKVQPLPISSLLSGPPLGANSSPHHPNPGATTKQEPKFPAATPHPQLAPLPNGGPPKVGKTVLITNKGLKKTVEHHGGPKKAYTKARQGTPKPRTQPRDRVPPHPHAHPLTHPPSPSKPLYKKPVEKKGCKCGRATQNPSVLTCRGQRCPCYSNRKACLDCICRGCQNSYMANGEKKLEAFAVPEKALEQTRLTLGINLTSITAAALRSPATSSPSALLNVTTATGAPVTATFLSGAGHDNRGFDDSLEMRFDC